The following are encoded in a window of Cygnus olor isolate bCygOlo1 chromosome 21, bCygOlo1.pri.v2, whole genome shotgun sequence genomic DNA:
- the LOC121058187 gene encoding basic phospholipase A2 Cdr-13-like isoform X1, with product MQWGNDVGLVSSSRLIEKMNSLLVLAVLSAWGSSLAGGNLWDLQKMITKVTGRNAFLYYSSYGCYCGLGGHGRPKDATDRCCQLHDTCYDGLLRHQCNAKEQRYHYGWHGSSPTCSQGSWCAKLSCECDRSLGLCLKRSLKSYSRRYRLYPRYRCR from the exons ATGCAGTGGGGAAATGATGTGGGCTTGGTTTCTTCTTCCAGGCTCATCGAAAAGATGAACTCCCTCCTTGTGCTGGCCGTGCTGTCTGCCTGGG GCTCATCCCTGGCTGGTGGGAACCTCTGGGATCTGCAGAAGATGATCACAAAGGTGACCGGGAGAAACGCCTTCCTGTATTACTCCTCCTACGGCTGCTACTGTGGCTTGGGTGGCCACGGACGGCCCAAGGACGCCACGGACAG GTGCTGCCAGCTGCACGACACCTGCTACGACGGCCTCCTGCGCCACCAATGCAACGCCAAGGAGCAGCGCTACCACTACGGCTGGCACGGCAGCAGCCCCACCTGCA GTCAGGGCTCCTGGTGCGCCAAGCTCTCCTGCGAGTGTGACCgcagcctggggctgtgcctgaAGAGGAGCCTGAAGAGCTACAGCCGGCGCTACCGCCTGTACCCCCGGTACAGGTGCAGGTGA
- the LOC121058187 gene encoding basic phospholipase A2 Cdr-13-like isoform X2 — protein sequence MNSLLVLAVLSAWGSSLAGGNLWDLQKMITKVTGRNAFLYYSSYGCYCGLGGHGRPKDATDRCCQLHDTCYDGLLRHQCNAKEQRYHYGWHGSSPTCSQGSWCAKLSCECDRSLGLCLKRSLKSYSRRYRLYPRYRCR from the exons ATGAACTCCCTCCTTGTGCTGGCCGTGCTGTCTGCCTGGG GCTCATCCCTGGCTGGTGGGAACCTCTGGGATCTGCAGAAGATGATCACAAAGGTGACCGGGAGAAACGCCTTCCTGTATTACTCCTCCTACGGCTGCTACTGTGGCTTGGGTGGCCACGGACGGCCCAAGGACGCCACGGACAG GTGCTGCCAGCTGCACGACACCTGCTACGACGGCCTCCTGCGCCACCAATGCAACGCCAAGGAGCAGCGCTACCACTACGGCTGGCACGGCAGCAGCCCCACCTGCA GTCAGGGCTCCTGGTGCGCCAAGCTCTCCTGCGAGTGTGACCgcagcctggggctgtgcctgaAGAGGAGCCTGAAGAGCTACAGCCGGCGCTACCGCCTGTACCCCCGGTACAGGTGCAGGTGA
- the LOC121058186 gene encoding phospholipase A2, membrane associated-like, whose protein sequence is MHGPRRGWTSPLSIYIKQTREASAPQGLGRVRRVGFYCLLSSTAPGSCSPPAASAPFSAKMRNLLLTLLLACGLLPARGSVLELERMIKAVTGKSALLSYSWYGCFCGIGGRGTPVDATDSCCRAHDCCYRRLRESKCSPLITPYQFDVTDGDIACGNEQSWCKRETCLCDKAVASCFAGTLPSYNPSYRFYFKLRCRGSKLQC, encoded by the exons ATGCATGGACCGAGGAGGGGGTGGACCTCTCCCCTCTCCATCTATATAAAGCAAACCCGCGAAGCCTCAGCTCCGCAGGGTCTGGGCAGGGTAAGGAGGGTGGGATTTTATTGCCTTCTTTCTTCAacagccccagggagctgctcgCCGCCCGCTGCCTCGGCTCCATTCTCCGCCAAGATGAGGAATCTGctgctcaccctgctgctggcttgCG ggctgctgccagcccgtGGCAGCGTTCTGGAGCTGGAGCGCATGATCAAGGCAGTCACGGGGAAGAGCGCCCTGCTCTCCTACAGCTGGTACGGCTGCTTCTGCGGCATCGGGGGCAGAGGCACCCCGGTGGACGCCACCGACAG CTGCTGCCGTGCCCACGACTGCTGCTACAGGCGGCTGCGAGAGAGCAAGTGCAGCCCCCTGATAACCCCCTACCAGTTTGATGTCACCGATGGGGACATTGCCTGCG GTAACGAGCAGAGCTGGTGCAAGAGAGAGACCTGCCTGTGCGACAAGGCGGTGGCGTCGTGCTTCGCTGGCACTCTGCCATCCTACAATCCGTCCTACCGCTTCTACTTCAAGCTGAGATGCCGAGGGAGCAAACTCCAGTGCtga
- the UBXN10 gene encoding UBX domain-containing protein 10, which translates to MATAALLNSAPAHCYVPPSTAAPFFQTNAAAMHVTRPKSAKGRTRSAFGYSGSVNAYPCGVPSSPAAPHEFGSSPRASSTKPAFPPGHVSPEEIPELLQQVPLRSSSSLNKYRVLPSIGRKGAAAEPSDQHEVSWGQEGAEETPAPSGERGSASGLSETHVPGGESSCAQRPPEKLGGKTRRGSPSLSTLSLEEPLQKEPQLLLAVRSPSGQRFEHRFKPTDSLRTVLSVAEQKTAAKYEHCSVETVEVPRRSFPDLTRSLQECGIPPRSVLCIRRAEQHEADP; encoded by the coding sequence ATGGCCACAGCAGCTCTTCTGAACTCAGCACCAGCTCACTGCTACGTCCCTCCGAGCACCGCAGCCCCTTTCTTTCAGACAAACGCTGCCGCCATGCACGTGACCCGGCCAAAATCTGCCAAGGGACGCACGAGGTCGGCCTTCGGTTACTCCGGGAGCGTGAACGCCTACCCCTGCGGAGTGCCATCgtcaccagcagctccccacgAGTTCGGGAGCAGCCCGAGAGCCTCGTCCACAAAACCGGCGTTCCCACCTGGCCACGTGTCGCCGGAGGAGATCCCGGAGCTCCTGCAGCAAGTGCCCCTGAGGAGCTCCTCCTCGCTCAACAAGTACAGGGTGCTCCCCTCCATCGGCCGGAAGGGCGCGGCGGCAGAGCCGAGCGACCAGCACGAGGtgagctgggggcaggagggtgctgaggaaaccccagctccttctggGGAACGAGGATCTGCCAGCGGGCTGTCAGAAACCCACGTCCCTGGTGGAGAGAGCTCGTGTGCTCAGCGTCCCCCCGAGAAGCTGGGAGGGAAAACGAGACGGGGGAGCCCTTCGTTGTCAACCCTAAGTTTGGAAGAACCGCTGCAAAAAgagccacagctgctgctcgCTGTTCGGTCTCCCTCCGGTCAAAGATTTGAACATCGCTTCAAGCCCACAGACAGCCTCCGGACGGTCCTGAGCGTGGCGGAGCAGAAAACGGCGGCCAAATACGAGCACTGCAGCGTCGAAACCGTGGAGGTGCCCCGACGGAGCTTCCCCGACCTCACCCGCTCCCTGCAGGAGTGCGGGATCCCCCCCAGGTCCGTGCTGTGCATCCGCCGGGCCGAGCAGCACGAGGCGGACCCGTAG